From Deltaproteobacteria bacterium, one genomic window encodes:
- a CDS encoding O-methyltransferase — MTPDLYAYLVAHGTARDAILDDLSRETSALGPISMMEIAPEQGAFMTLLARAIGARSAIEVGTFTGYSGVCIARGLAPGGKLLCCDISEEWTTIARRYFQRAGLTDRIELRIAPALETLRALPLGETVDFAFIDADKSGYRVYYEEILKRLRPNGLILFDNVLWQGQVIDQTNASDDTKAIRDLNEFLARDARVQAVMLSVSDGLTIVRKRAAGE, encoded by the coding sequence ATGACGCCCGACTTGTATGCGTATCTGGTTGCGCACGGCACGGCGCGCGATGCGATACTCGATGATCTGTCGAGAGAAACCTCGGCGCTCGGGCCGATCAGCATGATGGAGATCGCGCCGGAGCAAGGCGCCTTCATGACCTTGTTGGCGCGCGCGATTGGCGCGCGCTCGGCAATCGAGGTCGGCACCTTCACCGGCTACAGCGGCGTGTGCATCGCCCGCGGTCTGGCGCCCGGCGGTAAGTTGCTGTGCTGCGACATCAGCGAGGAGTGGACGACGATCGCGCGGCGTTACTTCCAACGCGCGGGGCTCACCGATCGCATCGAGCTGCGTATCGCGCCGGCGCTCGAGACGCTGCGCGCACTACCTCTTGGCGAGACCGTCGACTTCGCCTTCATCGACGCCGACAAGAGCGGCTACCGCGTGTACTACGAGGAAATCCTCAAGCGTCTGCGGCCGAACGGGCTCATCCTGTTCGACAACGTGCTGTGGCAGGGTCAGGTCATCGATCAAACGAACGCCAGCGACGACACCAAAGCGATTCGCGACCTGAACGAATTTCTCGCCCGCGACGCGCGCGTGCAGGCGGTGATGCTGTCAGTCTCCGACGGCCTGACCATTGTCCGCAAGCGCGCCGCGGGCGAGTGA
- a CDS encoding DUF4215 domain-containing protein, translating to MKTLSLVGLLIAIAAAGRSYAVAPPNDECTTPMVVSVPVFSDTIDTVDATAVASDPEQSCAPGQNSNSVWYSFIASADGTIVVNTDGSDYDTVLTAYSGGCGALTELTCDDDDGADPFTSVAALEVLAGQTILFEVTQFGDPGGGTVVFNSYFVAPATNDTCAAATLIPALPFADAVDTTAATSAASDPRQSCTDGPNANSVWYSFTASSNGMVFARTDGSDYDTVLTASSGACAAPTELACSDDVDPDVTSLVKVPVVAGQTVRFEVAQFDQPAGGTLVFHATLCGDGVLDPFEECDDGNAVNGDGCDSNCTLPGCGNGALSPGEQCDDGNSDDGDGCAADCTYELIPGDGYGVGSRDVHACLVEWSVVNPNNQPATDLNGRPHHTQHCKNNDSTCDFDGSATNDTCEFRVVACLNNVDPNLASCPQAGVADPIHVLAPTARDAANRASLVNALRSLRDPVTGATLTLPLSEEQTDACTAPFPIRVPLRRTPNGVRQKNHVRLITRSHSLANSPVGFFDSDLINLMCEP from the coding sequence ATGAAAACCCTGTCGCTCGTAGGCCTGCTGATCGCGATCGCTGCGGCCGGACGCAGCTACGCTGTTGCGCCGCCGAACGATGAGTGCACGACGCCCATGGTGGTTTCGGTTCCAGTCTTTAGCGACACAATTGACACCGTTGACGCCACCGCCGTTGCGAGCGATCCCGAACAGTCCTGCGCCCCAGGGCAGAACTCCAACAGTGTCTGGTACAGCTTCATCGCGTCCGCCGACGGTACGATTGTCGTCAACACCGATGGGAGTGACTACGACACGGTGCTGACGGCCTATAGCGGCGGCTGTGGCGCACTGACCGAGCTGACCTGTGACGATGACGATGGGGCGGACCCCTTCACATCTGTTGCGGCGCTCGAGGTGTTGGCCGGGCAGACGATCCTGTTTGAAGTTACCCAGTTTGGCGACCCCGGAGGCGGAACGGTGGTGTTCAACTCGTATTTCGTTGCGCCCGCAACGAACGACACCTGCGCCGCGGCGACGCTGATCCCCGCGCTCCCGTTCGCTGACGCAGTGGATACTACCGCCGCGACCAGCGCTGCGAGCGATCCGCGGCAGTCGTGCACCGATGGGCCGAACGCCAACAGTGTCTGGTACAGCTTCACGGCATCGAGCAACGGGATGGTGTTCGCCCGCACCGACGGCAGTGACTACGATACGGTGCTCACCGCCTCCAGTGGTGCATGCGCGGCGCCAACCGAATTGGCGTGCAGCGATGACGTCGACCCCGACGTGACGTCGCTCGTCAAAGTGCCGGTGGTCGCCGGCCAAACCGTTCGCTTCGAGGTTGCGCAGTTCGATCAACCAGCGGGCGGTACGCTGGTGTTCCACGCGACCTTGTGTGGCGACGGCGTGCTCGATCCCTTCGAGGAGTGCGACGATGGCAACGCGGTGAACGGGGACGGCTGCGACTCCAACTGCACGCTGCCCGGTTGCGGCAACGGCGCGCTCAGTCCAGGCGAGCAGTGCGACGACGGCAATAGCGACGACGGCGACGGCTGCGCGGCCGATTGCACCTACGAGCTGATTCCGGGCGATGGTTACGGCGTGGGTTCGCGCGACGTTCACGCTTGCTTGGTGGAGTGGTCAGTCGTCAATCCGAACAATCAGCCAGCCACTGATCTCAATGGCCGGCCGCATCACACCCAGCACTGCAAGAACAACGACTCGACCTGCGACTTCGACGGCAGCGCCACGAACGATACCTGTGAGTTCCGGGTAGTGGCGTGTCTCAACAACGTCGATCCGAATCTGGCCAGCTGCCCCCAAGCTGGTGTCGCTGATCCGATTCACGTCTTGGCCCCGACGGCGCGGGATGCCGCCAACCGCGCCAGTTTGGTCAACGCCCTGCGGTCGCTGCGCGACCCGGTCACTGGCGCGACGCTGACGTTGCCGCTCAGCGAAGAGCAGACCGACGCGTGCACCGCGCCGTTCCCGATTCGCGTGCCGCTGCGGCGCACCCCCAATGGGGTCCGGCAGAAGAATCACGTCCGCTTGATCACCCGCAGCCACTCGCTGGCGAACTCACCGGTGGGGTTCTTCGATTCGGATCTCATCAACTTGATGTGCGAACCGTAA